A genomic window from Pocillopora verrucosa isolate sample1 chromosome 7, ASM3666991v2, whole genome shotgun sequence includes:
- the LOC131775627 gene encoding uncharacterized protein — translation MELFVDYRCEYQGETGKIKLSLPRFEGISIRDVKFAIQDAIRAPVCDQRLFYQDRLLTDDSMLLSRLYFREGDCFKLNFLSPVDISGMKSELNVLKGAAKEIVDVLERQLPDNSRIENDYIGLLRFFYRVQVALEKLAAEFFHPWKCIRTDAHRHFFVQEGGFDAFLEVFKFSRELFMNEDEIEEEDILEQRKYNLNRVQLVLQQCCLDLLWVFSERAQDREFVLSKSILPMLFNALLLPHPYPVESFPTLHDGRLATLVLQVNEAAIGCVGGLVELDPNAQEVVSKMSQLIDKLVFMIDRHQSMRAGYSLFSSQVAANTLFYCTFNVKSATTLVDCGALDKIIDITTNLLDEMHGDTPLRYYCCLFLARILSAPLARVEKDTKSSVDVLINKFLERHIPSEISEWEESLSFEWVTIVPLVHLAFAAGKEWKKTTNPTIQEKNNVESHFASHSTNVATLDSSKMISDSDTNLDMNTSPLSGIRGREMVCLSNQFTWPGSSAIQRLGIFSLVHMLSIKDNQKLALSQNLVPYLVCLSWQLDPENRGKLNASLANFQNISPPSLKITVKSVLSFVNGFDMVFNL, via the exons ATGGAGTTGTTCGTGGATTATCGCTGTGAATATCAAGGAGAAACAGGCAAAATCAAACTTTCGCTCCCTCGCTTCGAGGGCATCAGCATTAGAGATGTAAAGTTTGCTATTCAAGATGCGATTCGTGCTCCGGTGTGTGATCAACGACTGTTTTACCAAGATCGATTATTGACAGACGATAGCATGCTTCTCAGCAGATTGTATTTCCGCGAGGGTGACtgttttaagttaaattttctcTCCCCTGTGGATATCAGCGGCATGAAAAGCGAATTAAATGTCTTAAAAGGTGCTGCCAAAGAAATTGTGGATGTGCTAGAGAGACAGCTCCCCGATAACAGCCGCATAGAAAACGACTATATTGGCCTGTTGAGATTTTTCTATCGTGTGCAGGTTGCTTTGGAGAAACTTGCAGCTGAATTTTTCCATCCCTGGAAATGTATTAGGACTGATGCCCACAGGCACTTCTTTGTACAAGAAGGAGGGTTTGACGCATTTCTTGAAGTGTTTAAATTTTCGCGAGAACTGTTCATGAATGA GGACGAGATTGAAGAGGAAGATATTCTGGAGCAACGCAAGTACAACTTAAATCGAGTTCAACTTGTTCTTCAACAATGCTGCCTAGATCTTTTGTGGGTTTTCTCAGAGAGAGCACAAGACCGAgagtttgttttatcaaaaagCATTCTTCCCATGCTATTCAATGCACTACTTCTTCCACATCCTTATCCAGTGGAAAGTTTTCCAACGTTGCATGATGGACGCCTTGCCACCTTGGTACTTCAAGTGAATGAGGCGGCCATTGGATGTGTTGGAGG ATTAGTGGAACTAGATCCCAATGCTCAAGAGGTAGTTTCCAAAATGTCCCAACTGATTGACAAGCTTGTATTTATGATAGACAGGCATCAATCAATGCGAGCAGGATACTCACTTTTTTCCAGCCAAGTTGCAGcaaacactttgttttattGCACTTTTAATGTTAAATCTGCTACAACATTAGTGGATTGTGGAGCACTGGATAAAATTATTGACATCACAACAAACCTACTAGATGAAATGCATGGAGATACACCTCTCAG GTACTACTGTTGTTTGTTCCTTGCAAGAATACTCTCAGCTCCATTGGCTAGGGTGGAGAAAGACACTAAAAGTTCTGTTGATGTACTTATCAACAAGTTTCTGGAAAGGCATATTCCCAGTGAAATATCAGAATGGGAGGAATCATTGAGTTTTGAGTGGGTCACAATTGTGCCTTTAGTTCATCTTGCTTTTGCAGCAGgaaaggaatggaaaaaaacaaccaatccaACAATTCAAGAAAAGAATAATGTTGAAAGTCATTTCGCTTCCCACAGTACAAACGTGGCTACTTTAGACTCAAGCAAAATGATCAGTGATTCTGATACCAATCTGGATATGAATACTTCACCTCTGTCTGGAATTAGAGGTCGTGAAATGGTTTGTTTAAGTAACCAGTTCACTTGGCCAGGCTCTTCTGCAATTCAGAGGCTTGGAATCTTTTCTCTTGTCCACATGCTCTCCATTAAAGACAACCAAAAGCTAGCACTGTCTCAAAACCTTGTCCCATACCTGGTTTGTCTGTCATGGCAGCTGGATCCTGAAAATAGAGGCAAGCTCAATGCAAGCCTGGCtaatttccaaaacatttcacCCCCTTCTTTAAAAATTACTGTTAAATCTGTGCTCTCTTTTGTTAATGGGTTTG